The DNA sequence GAAAAACTCTTAGTCGGTTTGGCTCAAAAAACTCGTTTAGACAAAGTTCCTTTGCCGGTAATAGACGGCCAGATTCTTTTTATATGCCGAAAAGAAGGTAGTGCAAAATAATCCTCTTTGATTTGACCTTATTTTAGTAATGGTTTATCTTGTTTGGGTGAAAGTTCTTTTATAAAGAAGAGGATAATTTATGTCGGTTGAAATAAAAAACTTAGACGGAGAAGTTGTTTTTGTTTTTCCCGGTGATTCGTTGGTTGAAGCCAATTTGAGCAATAACAAAAACTTGGGTCGGGCCGATTTTCGCGGCCAAGACATGAGAAATGTTAACCTTGGTGGCGCTCATTGCCGCGGAGCTGACTTTTCCGGTGCGGATATGTCCGGCCAGAAAACCTGCCTAGTTTATGCGCAGTGCCAAGATGCCAAGTTTGTCGGTACCAATCTTGAAGGAGCAGACATGGAAAGAATAAACATATGCGGGGCTGACCTGACTGGCGCCAGAAAAAATGGCGCCAGAACATCATATTGGCACTGGGATGAAGATACGAAATTTTAGGGAGGGTGAAGAGAATGATAAAAATTCTGCACCGCCATACAAGAGAATTGCTTTTTGTTTATCCTCGTGACACGTTTATCGGCCAAGACCTGCGGGGTTTCAATCTGGAGTTTGCAGACTTAAGCGGACAAGATTTAACAGAAGCAATTATGGAAGGCATGAATCTTGATGAAACCGAATTTTCTTATGCGACCTTGATTGGAGCCAAGATGGCTCGCTGTAGCTTAAGGGAAGCAATTTTTGATAGTACCGACCTAACAGAAGCGAAACTGGATAATTGTAAATTTTCAATGACGGCCTTTGTACGAGCTGTTCTTACTCGAGCTGATTTTTCTGGTTCAGATTTTGAGGGGGTAACAAATTTTACGTACGCGATTGCTATTGGTACGAAGTTTAGGAATATTAAAAAAATTGGTTCACCAATTTTTGAAAATATAGACTGTGGTGGCGCCGATTTTACGGGTACTGATTTAACGGTAATTTCGGAAGGCGATATTTTGGACGCAAACTTTGAGGGTGCCGTACTGGACCCGGCATCAAAAGAATATTTGGAAAAAATTTTACGGAAGGAGATAAAATGACCGATTCACCGTCCCCGCTTTGCGAAAACCATAAAGATACGCCCAAGCTAGAAGATTCGGTAAAAATAAAATGCCGTATGTGTTCAACGGGTGATCCCGATTCACTTCGTGATTCATTTTATGAGGATGCCCAGCTTTGTCAGGAATGTCATGACAACACGCAGTTCTGTATTATCTGCCAAGAACCCATCTAAATAGGACTTACGCGCATAGTCCTATGTAGGTCCAAATTAAAAACCCTAGCTTAATCTAATTAGCTAGGGTGTTTTTGTGTTTAAACAACGTCTTTAGGCTTTTCTTTGGAGTCAATTTGATCCTTTTGATGTTTGGCGGCTTCTTTCATGCCGGCCCGGATATTATCTAAAGGACTCGCGGGAAAAAGGCGCGGGAAAAAGGTTTTGGCGGCATAGCCCACATTTCTTAAGAACGAACCGTCGCCAATAGATTTTTTTATTTTCCAGAAAGCGTATCCGGGATTGTGAAGCGGTGAGTAAAATTCGCGATAAAACTTATTATACCAAGCCCGTAAAACTTCGGGTGTTAACTCTGGGTTGGGATGGCGGAACATGCCTTCTGCCCGATGAATATTATACAGGTCCCAACGTTCACTTAGAATTAATCCGGCTCGTTTCCAATCTTTGAATGCTCGAGTATCGGGAAAGGGAGTAAATATTGTCGCCTTGGCGAAATCTGGCCGCAACTTTTTGGCAAAATCAATAGTTTTTTGCATTGACCTTGGAGTGTCCTTAGGCGCTCCGATCATGAAAAAACCGATGGTCTCGACATTAAATTCTTTTAGCAATTTCATACATTCAATGGATTTATCTAGACTTAATGATTTTTGAATAGAATCCAGCGCGTCTTGGTCGCCTGATTCAAAGCCGGCGCCAAGAGAGTAAAGTCCGGTGCGGGTAGCTAGATCTAAGAATTCTCTGTCTATTCGGTCGGCCCGGACTCCATTACCTAGATTTATCGCAAAATGGAGGCCGTGCTCTAACATTTTTTGATGAATGATTTTACCTCTTTTCACGTTGGTTAAATACTGATCGTCGGTAATTCTTAATTCTTTGATATTTCTGAATTTGAAATACTTCATCAGTTCAATAACCTTATCCGGACTGAATACCCGATACGCATCTTCGGCTGAACAAAAATTGCAATGAAATGGGCAACCGCGGCTGGTCTCAAAACCAATCCAGGGGTGTTCGTGAGCAAGAAGTCTTGGCATTTTGTAAAGATAGTAGGGATACAAGTCCAAATCCAATGGTGGCAGGTCATCCATTGTCAGAAATTTCCTGGGCGGGGTTTCTAGAACCTCCAATTTAACACTTTGTTCGGGCGGGTACATTGCGTCCAGAGCAACATAATAAGCAAGCTCGCCAGTCGAGAGGCGACGAATTATTTCATCAGTTGTTGTTTTGATGCTCCGATCATCTTCGCCAGTTCGATAAAATACACCCCTAACATCCTTAATTGGCATACCAGAGCAGATATCAGCTAAAGTAGCCTCGCCTTCACCCTTAACGACAACATCGCACAGCGTCTCGCTAAGAGCTTCACTGGCCAAATTAGATGCGTGAACTCCGCCATGAATCAAAACTAATTCCGGACCCAAAACTTCTTTGGCGATAATGCCGGCTAATTTTGTACTAAAAAATGATGGCGTTACTACCATTAAGCCCAAATATTTAGGACGTTCCTCAAGCAGAAATCTCTTATAAGTGTGCCAAGCTAATTCTAGCTCAATTATGCCCATATCTATCACGCAAGTCTTAAAACCCTTAAGATTAAGTTTTAGATAAGCCGATAACCATTGATAGGCCTGAATTGGAAACACCTGGGTCGCTGCATTAATACGGGTTCCAGTATAAGCGGTAAATATCTCTGGCATAACCGCAAAAGCGATTTTACGTTCATCCAGAACCGGATAGTTCTTTTTATTCATCAGTTCTTCTCCCTGAAGATTTGTTCGTTTTTTAAAGTTCGTATGAATAATTTTAACCTAAATACGGTGGTTGTCAATCTGTTGTGTAGGTAACATTTTCTATGTTAAGTTTTTATCAATGTAATTTTTATTATGAATAATAAACTTAAAATATTTTTTGTGAGAAAAAACATTACACGTTTTTTTATTTTTTTAACGCCCGTAATAATTACACTGGTTTTAATCGGCCCTACTCTTTGGGGCGGCAAGGTGTTTTTGGATTCCGCGCATTCTACGGTTCAATATTCGGCCCTGTTTTCCCTAAAGAGTTCTCTTAATTCCGGTGTATGGTTTCCGGTTTGGATTTCCCAATGGACAAGCGGATTTTCCCTCTGGCTACTTCCGGCGAATTTCGGGCTATTAAACCCGCTCCATATTATTCTGACTAAATTTTTAGATTTTGCTTTGGCGTCCCATATTCTTACCCTTTTTTATTTTATAGCCGGATTTTATGCGGCATATTTTTTGGGCAGGGCGTTGAGTTTATCCAGGGCTGCCTCCCTTATTGTCGCTCTAGCTTATGCTTTTAACAGTTTTAATGTTTGGTGGGGGCTTCTCCTTTCCTTTTCGTTTCTCTATTTTCTTTTGCCTTTTTTGTTTTTGACGTTGCTTAAGGCTTATCGGGGTGAGCGCAAGTTTATATATTGGTCGGCCCTTTTTATTTTTTTGGCTTGGCCGTTCGCTCTGCCCCAGATATTTTTATACTCGCTTATTGCGACATTTGCTTTTGCTTTGTATTTAGACTTTGCCAAACGTACGGAAGGTTTAGTTCAGAAACGCTGGCTGGCCATTAAAAGTTTTTTTTACTTTATCATCCCCGGCACTTTTTTGGCTCTCATTTGGTTGCTTCCGGTTTATGATTTTATTCAGCTTTCTTCCAGAGCCGGAGGTCTTGCTTTAGAGGCGGCAGGAGAAGGACGGCTTCTACCTTGGGATCTCATTTTTTCATATATCTATCCGTCTTTTTCAATGCCCAAACTTATCCGCGAACATTTTTTATATATCGGTATTTTACCTTTTGCTTTAGCCATTTTTTCTTTGGTAAATTTTAGAAAAGACCGGCTGGTTAGATTTTTTTTCATCGGTTATATTTTTATTATCTCTGCTTTATTTCCCGGTTCGCCTGTTTGGAGATTATTTAACATTACTCCGGTGCTTAATCTTTTCCGAGTGCCCCTGCAGTTACTTTTCGTGGGAAATTTTTTCTTGGCGATACTTGCTGGATTCGGTTTAGACGGATTGTCGGAAAACAAAACAATCTCGTATCTAAGGTTTTTCAAAAATTATGTCCGGGGATTGAAAATAATGGTTATATTTGGACTTGCGACGGCAATGGTTATAGCATTGATTATGAAGTTTTACAGGTCTAACCTGCAAAATTTCGGTTATAATTATTTTGTTGAAAACTTGTTGCAATATACAAAATACCGTCCCTTGGAGCACTACTATGCCTTAATCAACGGATATTTTGATAAGTTTTCTTGGCACGTATCTTTTCTAAATCCATATTTTTTGACCGCACTGTTTACGTTGAGTGCGGTTTTCGCCCTATTTTATTTTTACAGTCGGGGCAAACTTACATTTAACAACTTTAAAATAATCGCCGTTATTATTACTGTTCTTGATTTACTTTTCGTTTGGCGTGGCCACTACAGATTTATGCCCAGGGATTGGTTAGACCCGGCTCCGGCGGCGGTATTTCTGAATTCAAGGGATAAAGAACCATTTAGGATTTATGTCATTTCCGAAGGGTATTTAGAGCTGGAAAAAATGGGCTATGATAAATACGACCTCTCTAATTACAAAAAAGATATGCTTTTTAAACGGAGCCGGATGCTTGGTTTTGGATTAAACGGCGTATCTGGCATACAAGGTGAAATAACGATGCTTGATACGCGCCGTTATGCCAAAATTATAGATCTTATTACAGATTCAGACGACGGAAGGAGAATAGAACTTTCAACCGCTGACAGAATTAAAGCATGGCAATCTTTGCAAAACAGAAATTTGCTTTCAATGATGAATGTAAAATACATTATTTCATCCTTTGACTTTAAGATGCCATGGAAAAAGATATTTGAAACCAAACCGGTTGAGGACGAGAAAATTATGACTTATGTTTATGAAAATACCGAAGTTTTGCCTAGGGTCTATTTTGCTAATAATGCAAGTTTTGCAGAACCAGACGAGTCCAGCACCAGTTTAGCCAAGGCCAAACTGGTGCTGGACGAGGCCAAAGCTTTTGACGCGTTACTGGCTATTAAAAACTTTAAGAACACAACGCTTGTTGAATGTGCGAGCGGGGATTGCGCTTATTCGGGCCAGCCGAATTTCAAAGATAGTCTGGAAATCATTGAAAAAAAAGAAGGCTATTTAAAAGTTAAAACGCAAACCAAAAATCCAAGATATTTAGTTTATTCGGAGTCTAATTTGCCGTATTGGGAGGCGAGGATTGATGGGAAAATGTCCCCGATTCTTATGGCAAATTACGCGTATCAGGCGGTTTTGGTTCCACCGGGGGAGCATTTAGTGGAATTTCAGTATCCCGGCCCAATTACGCAGTTTAAGTACTCACTCAAAAAACTGCTTGATTTCTAGTTCTAAAAGCTTGGCAAATACTGCCTTCTATCACCGCTAGCAACCCCAGCGAGATTGCGTCGCTCCGTTGAAAGCGTGGATTCGCCTCGCAGTTCAACCATTATACTGCTCGGTGACCGTGCAATCCACCCTTTCAACGGTGCTATAAAGCAGTATTTGCCAAGCTTTTAGACTTGACATGTAATGTGTCCGCATATTAAATTTTATATTACTTAATGCCATGAAAAATTCTATTAATAAAATGTCTATGAGAAAAAACCCAATTTGTCCATTTGGGGATTTAGCTTGGAAAAAATACTATTGGTTTTATCCCAGGCGCACCCCGCATTATGAAAAAAGTTATTGGGGAGAGGCGGTAGATCCCGATGGAAACAAAAGAAATCTTCTGAAAGAGTGGGACCAGCAGGTTAAAAACCGTAAGCATATAGCCGGATTTTTGAAACAGGTAAAACCGGGCAGGATACTTGATATCGGCTGCGGTCCCGGGTTTTTGTTGTCGGTTTTAGACAAAAAATGGGATAAATACGGGACCGATATTTCCAAGTCCAAAACGGCTCTAGATATCTGTTCTAAATACGCGCGGGTTTATCAGGGTGAATTGCCGCGCATTAATTTTAATAAAAAATATTTTGATGTTGTGGTTTTGAATCATGTGATAGAACAGTTGCCTAAGCCACTCGAATATATTAAAGAAATAAAAAGAATACTTAAAAAAGGCGGCGTCTTAATTATAGAAACTCCTGATTTTGATTCCGGCTGTGCGAGGAGATTCAAAAAAAATTTCCGCCTGCTTCATGATTCGGATCATGTCAGTTTATTCACTTCGTTTTCCTTGGTAAAGATGCTGGAAGATTATGGTTTTGAAATAATGCGTGTTGAATATCCATTTTTTGATTCCGCTTACTTTACGAAGGAAAACCTTCTTCGCCTATTTGATAATAAAAAAGTTTCCCCGCCCTTTTACGGCAACAATATTTTTGTTTGTTCACGACTCACCCGGTAACGCATAATACCCTTGACGTAAGTTAGTTTGTTTTGTAATTTGAAATTAAGACAGCACCTTGTCAATAAAACAGGAGAAAGAATGCCATTTCCGAAGCTTGATCCTAAAAAAGTCCGACAGCTTCCGCTTTCCATGCGTCGGGATAAAATGACCTTTCAGAAAATAAAGTATTTGGACGAGCCGGTGCCATCAATTAACAGCCCCGAAGTCCAACAAGAAATTAACGGCCTGGCCAAGAAAATTGCCGAGGCGCACAGGAATAACCGTCCAGTTATTTGGATGACAGGAGACCACGTCACTTTGAGGCGCGGTAACCAGCGCTATCTTATAGATTTGATGGAACGAGGCATAGTAACCCATCTTGCAGGAAATGGTGCCGTTCCAATACACGATTTTGAGCTCGCGCTTATCGGCTCAACACTTGAAGACGTTGAATTTTATATCCGCGATGGCAAGTTTGGAAACTGGGACGAAGTCGGTTTTGCAATCAATGAAGCGGCCAAATGGGCTGCTGAATTCAAGTGGGGTTTTGGCGAAACAATCGGCTGGATGATAGAAAATGACCGTTTTGACTTCAAGTTCCCGCACAAGGATATAAGTATTTTTGCCGCGGCTCATCGTTTGGGAATTCCGGCTACGGTACATGTTCTTATTGGCGCCGACATTGTTCACCAGCATCCGAATATGGACGGCGCGGCTACTGGCCAGGCAACTTACACAGATTTACTTATTTTTGCTCGCGCGCTTAGAAATCTTGAAGGCGGGGTATTTTTAAACCTTGGCACGGCGGTTCACGGGCCTGAAGTATATCTCAAGGCCTTGTCTATGGCCAGAAACGTTGAGCTTCAAGAGGGCCGTGAAAATATTTTGAATTTTACCACGGCAGTTTTTGACATTTTGGATTTGGGTAACTGGCGTGAGTCACGAAAAGAGATTTACGACTGGCGTCGCGATATGAAAGCCATGGATAATGGAGATAAAGAAAATCTTGACTCCAGATATTATTTTCGTCCCGGAAAAACTATTTTAACTCGCACGGTTGCCGGAGGATTCGGACAAAGCTTTTATATAAGAGGCGATTGCGGTATTACCGTGCCGAATCTTTATCAGAGCATTATGAAAGAATTGGGATAAACTGCAACATAATAAATTTGACAAGGTAGCGGCGCGAATTATCACGCCGTTTTTATTTACGCATAAACCACTTGGTCAACTAACTATTTTAAAAATCTTAAAGATTGCCATTGGCTCAGAAAATAAAACTATGTTATTAATCTAATTATGACCAGAGATAAATTTTTTGAGATAATAGACAAGAAGATGGGCTTTGAAGGTAGAGAGCAGATAGAATGGGCTTATGTGTTGGCTAAACAATTTCATAGAGAGCAGGTACGGGATGAGGGTGTAAGATATTTTGAGCATTGTCGTGACGTGGCCCTTATTTTGATAAAGTATGGACCGACTAATCCCGATGAATTAATTGTCGGACTTTTGCATGATGTTTATGAAGATCAGTTTGTTCCCAGGGGCATGATAAGGCAACTTTTCGGTAATGAAGTTGACGAAGCTCTGAAGGCTTTATCTCACGAAAAGCTATTCTACAAAAGTCACGGTAAAATTACCAAAACACCAGAAAATAAAAAAGAATATTTTGATTCAATTAAACGTGGTTCTATTCTAATAAGAAGGGTAAAACTTGCCGATAGATTACACAATCTTTTAACCCTGGAGTTCTGTAAACCAGAGAAACGAATTAGAAAAATTAAAGAAACAATGGCGCATATTTTACCGATAGCCCAAGAGACAGACTTGAGGTTTTTAAAAGCCATTAAAAATAGATGCGACTATTGGGAGCGTAAGTCTTAAATACCAAATATGTTTTCCTTGACACATAACAGACCAATATGTTAACCTATTTATGTTGTTGGAGAGCCATAAAAAGCCCCAGCAAATTGGTCTTTTTCAATTAAATTGAATAGAGGAAGGAGAAGTTAAAATGAATTCTTTGCAACCAACCAAACCAGAAACATTATTTCAAAGGCTTCATAAATCAATTACAAAAACAAGAAGAAACGCTAAAAAATCTGCTAAATTAAAACTTGAAACCGAAAGCGCAAACGCCAAGAGAGAAGCAGAGGGAATGTATGTGGAAATTGAAATACTTAGAAAAAAGGCACAAAAAAATTTGGAGAAAACACTTCGTGAATCTCCTAGTTTTAAAAAGTTTTTGTTAAAAAAACTTTCTTCTTCTCCTAGCGGCTTAGAAGATCGGGAAGAATTTATTCCAAGATTGGGTTTTAAACTTATTCCTAATCAGGATGAGTTTAGCCAATGGTTATCTGATGAGGATATTAAGGATTTGAATAAACAATGGTTATCTGAATCTTTATCTAACTATTATGTTACAATAGACGAGAAACTTAGAATTGGTATTATGCATTATGGCAGTCCATTTAAAGATGGGGAAAATATATTCTTGTCTGGGATATGGCACGATCTTGGCTCACATAGAAATGAGTGGCAACTGAAAAACAAAGAAATCTATCCAACATTAAAAAGACTCCTTGAGCTTTTTTGTAATTCGGAGGCGTTGATCAAATTTTTACTCTATCTGAATTGGACCGACTTGGATTATCTTGGTAAAAATCAAGTTAAATATTTTGGCTTTTACTATTTTCCTGAATGCTTTTGAGTGGGCTGATTCTTTAAGGGGTTAAATACCATTTTGCTTAGGTCACGAAGGATAAGGAATCAATACCCGCTTGATGAATGCCCGTCATAATTGATGGGTTTTATTTTCCTAACTATTTGAGCCACCACCAAAACCGGTCTCGGTCAAATTGGCTATAAAAAAACCCGCCAAGTCAGACTTGGCGGTTATTTATTTTCTTTAGTCAAAAGATAAATATCCAAAATGCAGTCGAGAATGAAAAGGTGGGTTCTTTCGGTGTGACGATAGGCAGTTGATGGTACCGCATATTTAGTCAGTAATGGCACATAGAAATTAATGTCGCCCATTTGACGCAATCTGTTATTCGACTGAAAACCGGATAGAGTGATTATGGCTAAACCCTTAGATTTGGCTGTGGCAACCGCGTTAATAATATTTTGTGATTCGCCGGAACTTGAAATTGCGATTAAAATATCGCCCGCTTGCCCAAAAGTATCAAGTGGCAGTTCAAAAACTCTTTCCCAACCCATGTCGTTTGCCGTGGCGGTGAGCATGGCCGGATCGTTGAAAGTATGAGCCTTCAAACCGCAAAACTTCCAAAAACGATTTGCCGTTTCGCTGGCAATTGAGGCGCTTCCACCGTTTCCGATTATAAAAATACGACCGCCGGATTGTTTTAGAACCTTTAACTTTGAGATGGCCGCAAAAACCACCCTTGAAAATTTTCTTGGAACGTCACAACAATCAGCCTCAATTGAACTAATAGAATCTACACATTGTTTAAAATATTCTTTGCATGCTGAATCTCGCCAGTCTAAAGTGTCCATGCTTTTACCTCGTCAAGTTTTGGATTGTTAATAGTGCTAATAAATGGATACCCAATTTCAGGAATAATTGCAATAGAATTTGTAGATGCCCCATTTTCACGACTTTAATTAAGTGTTAATCTAACGGGATGAATCCCGAACGAGACAGCCTTTGCCAACAACAAGGAAGGGTTACGATGGCTATCTAAACGGGATTAATAAAGTATTTTTAATAGGCACGGAAATGATTTACTCAATAAATCATTTCCTGTCTCGTACGGGATGAGACGATACCTATTTTTATTAATTCAGATTGTTGTCAGCGCGATGCTGGTTTTTTTTATTTTTCAAAATATTCATTTCGGTGACCTCTCGGGAGCGTTTAAGAACGTGCAGATAGAATATATTTTTATTGCTTTGGTGTTTTCCATTCCCGCGTGGCTTGTGGGTATTTTCAAATGGCAATTCCTGGCCAAAACCATCGTGGACAAAACCCCGCCTTTTAGATTTTTTATTTCATACTATCTTGTGGGATATTTCTACGCTTTATTTGTGCCAGGCGGCCAACTTCTAGGCGAAGGAATGAAGGCTTGGAGGATGTCTAACAAGTCAGAATTCAAACCCCAGTTGTATTTATCGGTTTTTGCCGATAAGGCCATAGGTTTTATGGCTCTAGGCTGTCTGGTTTTAATATCTTTTTTGACACAGCCTGTTTTATACGGCGACAGATTGAGTATTTTGAGTCTCGCGGTAAGTGCCGCCATTGTGCTGGCCGGTATTATGATTTTCTTCAGTCGCGTTTTGCTGGAATACTTTTATAAGGTTCCTGAATTTTTAGTCAAATTTTTGCCGTTATTTATAGCCGGCCACGTCGCCATTTTAAAGGGACTTCTCATTAAATACAATCAGCGCAGAAAATCTACTCTTATAGGTATCGGAATCGGAGCCATTGCACAGCTTATATGGGTTTTGGTTATATATTTTATTGCCCTCTCATTTAATCTCCATGTACCATTTTTATTTATTGCCTGGACTTTTTTGATAATGTCTGTAGCCACTTTTCTGCCGGTATCCTATGCCGGCTTGGGAGTGAGAGAGGGAACGTTTGTCTATTTTTTTTCGTTGTTGGGCGTATCCCGTGAGCTAGCCTTAAGCATATCGCTTATGCTATTCGGTTTTCAGGTGCTGGCTGCTTTAATCGGGGGAGGTTTTGAATTAAAAGAATTATGGAGTAGAATAAAATAAAATCACATGCGCGAGCTATTACTAGTCAAAATCACTAAATATTTAGTTTATGCCACGGCCTTTGTGCCGTTGATTATATTCTCGCAATTCATATCGCCATTCCATTTCGGCAAAGTGGTGGTTTTTCGTTCGCTTGTGGAGATAATGGCCGTTTTTTATTTTATTCTGATCATCAAAGACAGAGGTTATTTTCCCAAAAAGCATATACTTCTGACAATTTTCTCTCTTTTCACGCTGATTTTTGTCATTTCAACTTTTATCAGCGTCAACCCTTATCTAAGTTTTTGGGGTTCGCTTGAACGTATGGGCGGACTCTGGAGTTTTATCCATTATCTTGTCTATTTCATAATTCTTATTTCCATATTCAAGACCCGCGAGGACTGGCTGCGGTTGTTTAAGATAGTTATTTTTGTCGGAGCTCTTTCCGCGTTTTATGGTTTTGGCCAAAAGACAAATATTGAATTTTTCATAGGTTCTGGGAAACGCGAGAGGATATTTGGCACTATCGGCAATGCCGCTCTGTTTGCTGGTTATCAGATTATAATTTTATTCCTTGCTTTGTCTTTGGCTCTTTCTTCTTGGGTATCGACTAAACACAGAGGTTATTTTTTTACCGCCGCTCTTATAAACACAGTTGCTGTTTTAATGACTGCCGTTAGGGGTTCTATATTGGGTGTTGGCGTAGGTTTTTTACTTTTTGCTTTCCTTTACACTATTTCTTCTCATTCGCGTACGGCAAAAAAGATTTTATTGGGCTTGGTCGGTTTGGCTGTTATTTTTGTCGGGTTTGCTTTTGCTTTCAAAACCTCCAATTTTGTAAAAAGTTCCGGTTACTTGACGC is a window from the Candidatus Yanofskybacteria bacterium genome containing:
- a CDS encoding pentapeptide repeat-containing protein, with amino-acid sequence MSVEIKNLDGEVVFVFPGDSLVEANLSNNKNLGRADFRGQDMRNVNLGGAHCRGADFSGADMSGQKTCLVYAQCQDAKFVGTNLEGADMERINICGADLTGARKNGARTSYWHWDEDTKF
- a CDS encoding pentapeptide repeat-containing protein — protein: MIKILHRHTRELLFVYPRDTFIGQDLRGFNLEFADLSGQDLTEAIMEGMNLDETEFSYATLIGAKMARCSLREAIFDSTDLTEAKLDNCKFSMTAFVRAVLTRADFSGSDFEGVTNFTYAIAIGTKFRNIKKIGSPIFENIDCGGADFTGTDLTVISEGDILDANFEGAVLDPASKEYLEKILRKEIK
- a CDS encoding radical SAM protein, with protein sequence MNKKNYPVLDERKIAFAVMPEIFTAYTGTRINAATQVFPIQAYQWLSAYLKLNLKGFKTCVIDMGIIELELAWHTYKRFLLEERPKYLGLMVVTPSFFSTKLAGIIAKEVLGPELVLIHGGVHASNLASEALSETLCDVVVKGEGEATLADICSGMPIKDVRGVFYRTGEDDRSIKTTTDEIIRRLSTGELAYYVALDAMYPPEQSVKLEVLETPPRKFLTMDDLPPLDLDLYPYYLYKMPRLLAHEHPWIGFETSRGCPFHCNFCSAEDAYRVFSPDKVIELMKYFKFRNIKELRITDDQYLTNVKRGKIIHQKMLEHGLHFAINLGNGVRADRIDREFLDLATRTGLYSLGAGFESGDQDALDSIQKSLSLDKSIECMKLLKEFNVETIGFFMIGAPKDTPRSMQKTIDFAKKLRPDFAKATIFTPFPDTRAFKDWKRAGLILSERWDLYNIHRAEGMFRHPNPELTPEVLRAWYNKFYREFYSPLHNPGYAFWKIKKSIGDGSFLRNVGYAAKTFFPRLFPASPLDNIRAGMKEAAKHQKDQIDSKEKPKDVV
- a CDS encoding class I SAM-dependent methyltransferase, with the translated sequence MRKNPICPFGDLAWKKYYWFYPRRTPHYEKSYWGEAVDPDGNKRNLLKEWDQQVKNRKHIAGFLKQVKPGRILDIGCGPGFLLSVLDKKWDKYGTDISKSKTALDICSKYARVYQGELPRINFNKKYFDVVVLNHVIEQLPKPLEYIKEIKRILKKGGVLIIETPDFDSGCARRFKKNFRLLHDSDHVSLFTSFSLVKMLEDYGFEIMRVEYPFFDSAYFTKENLLRLFDNKKVSPPFYGNNIFVCSRLTR
- a CDS encoding bifunctional (p)ppGpp synthetase/guanosine-3',5'-bis(diphosphate) 3'-pyrophosphohydrolase; the protein is MTRDKFFEIIDKKMGFEGREQIEWAYVLAKQFHREQVRDEGVRYFEHCRDVALILIKYGPTNPDELIVGLLHDVYEDQFVPRGMIRQLFGNEVDEALKALSHEKLFYKSHGKITKTPENKKEYFDSIKRGSILIRRVKLADRLHNLLTLEFCKPEKRIRKIKETMAHILPIAQETDLRFLKAIKNRCDYWERKS
- a CDS encoding SIS domain-containing protein: MDTLDWRDSACKEYFKQCVDSISSIEADCCDVPRKFSRVVFAAISKLKVLKQSGGRIFIIGNGGSASIASETANRFWKFCGLKAHTFNDPAMLTATANDMGWERVFELPLDTFGQAGDILIAISSSGESQNIINAVATAKSKGLAIITLSGFQSNNRLRQMGDINFYVPLLTKYAVPSTAYRHTERTHLFILDCILDIYLLTKENK
- a CDS encoding flippase-like domain-containing protein; translation: MRRYLFLLIQIVVSAMLVFFIFQNIHFGDLSGAFKNVQIEYIFIALVFSIPAWLVGIFKWQFLAKTIVDKTPPFRFFISYYLVGYFYALFVPGGQLLGEGMKAWRMSNKSEFKPQLYLSVFADKAIGFMALGCLVLISFLTQPVLYGDRLSILSLAVSAAIVLAGIMIFFSRVLLEYFYKVPEFLVKFLPLFIAGHVAILKGLLIKYNQRRKSTLIGIGIGAIAQLIWVLVIYFIALSFNLHVPFLFIAWTFLIMSVATFLPVSYAGLGVREGTFVYFFSLLGVSRELALSISLMLFGFQVLAALIGGGFELKELWSRIK